The segment GGCGTTGCGTTCTGCCGTGCTCATCGAGCGACCCGTCGGGTTGTGGAAGTCGGGCATCACGTACGCCACCACGGGCAGCGTCCGCTGCGAGACCTGTTCGGCTCGTTCGATGTCCCATCCCTCTCGGACGGTGACGGGAACCGCGGTCAGGCGCGCCCCCGCCTGTCGCAGCGCTTCAGCCGCATGCGGGTAAGTGGGCGTCTCGATGAGCACGCGGTCGCCGCGTGAGATGAGAGCGCGGGCGAGGAGGTGGATCGCGCTCTGCGCACCGGTGGTGATCAGGATCTCATCCGGCGAGGTCTCAAGGCCACGCGCAGTGTACTGCTCCGCCACGTGACGCCGAAGCTCGTGACGCCCCACGATGTCGTAGCCGGTCCGGGCGACGATCGTGGGCGCGTCGCCCACCGTTTCGGCGATGAGACCGGCCAGTCCCGGCCATGCGGCCGGACTCGCCTGCTGGAGGTCGATGTCATCGCGGTGCACGTCGGAGGTGATGCCCGGGTCCCTCCTGACGAGAGGGAGGGTGACACTGCCCGATCCGCGCACACTCTGGATGTGACCGGTGTCGCGCAGGCTTCGGTAGGCAGCGGCGACCGTGCTGCGGCTCAACCCCAGAGCCCCGGCCAATTCCCGCTCAGCCGGCAGAGACGTCCGCGGCGCCAGGCGATTGTCCAGGCACAGGAGCCGGATGCCGTCGGCGAGTGCTTCGTAGGTGGGCTCTCGTGTGCGCCACCCACCCAGGGCGCGGGAGAGCGAGCGCGCGGAGATGCGGGAGTCCATCCATCCACTTTAGGTCGATTGGCATGCCGACCGCAGTCCAATGGGCTGGTGGAATGACAGCGTGACGAATCGCGTGATCCGGCTCTTCGCCGGCCTCGTCCTCTACGGCGTCGGCTGCGCCCTCACGATCGAGGCGGGTCTCGGTGTCGACCCGTGGACCGTGTTCGCTGAGGGGCTCTCGCGCCAGTCCGGTCTCGGGATCGGGTGGGTGACCAATCTCGTCGGCCTCGGCGTGCTCCTGCTGTGGATCCCGCTGCGCCAGCGACCGGGGGTCGGGACCATCGCCAACATCCTGCTCGTCGGCACCAGCATGCAGGTCGCCCTCGGACTCATACCGCCTGCGCCGGAACATGTCGCGGCGCAGGCAGGCCTGCTCGTCGGCGGCATCCTCACCGTGGCGGTCGGGTGCGGCCTCTACATCGGCGCCCGCTTCGGGCCAGGGCCTCGCGATGGTCTCATGACGGGTATGCACGCGCGGTACGGCTGGCCCATCTGGGCGTGTCGCGGCGGCGTGGAACTCACCGTCCTGCTGATCGGCTGGCTGCTGGGCGGCACGGTGGGCATCGGCACGGTGGTCTTCGCCGTGGCGATCGGACCGCTCGTCCACATCACCCTGCCCATGTTCGACACCGGGCCCCGGCTGCGCGCGAGGCGCGAACAGGTGTCCACCCGCGCGTAGACGGTCGGGGTCGTCGAGACTCAATGCTCCTCGAACGTCGGCCAGGCGCTCCCCGGCCGCATCCGAGCGTGCAGGGCGTTCTTTGCGACGTCCATGGTCGGGTAGGTGCCGGCAGTCTCCTCCGCCCCCGCCATCGTCACGGTGTAGCCCTCACCGGACTTGCGGATGGTTCCCACGACCCCGCCCGTTCCATAGGCCACCCAGAGCGTCGAGTGCGTGTCGGTTGCGCTCATCGTCGAACTCCTTCCGATCCTTCGACGCTACGCCTCCCCCGGCCCCGCCGCCAGATGCCGGGCGTTGATTCCCGCCCCTCTCCCCCTGCCGCTACCCTTGTGAGGCGACCCCCAGTAGCTCAGTGGATAGAGCAGCGGCCTTCTAATCCGCCGGTCGCACGTTCGAATCGTGCCTGGGGGACCGACCGACCGCGAATCGGAGCGAGGTCTGCGCCCGTCGTTAGGATGGGCCCATGGTGGGTGCTTCCGAGAATGACCGGCTCGTGTGGATCGACTGCGAGATGACCGGGCTCGACCTTGCTGTCGACGAGCTGGTCGAGATCGCCATCGTGGTCACGGACTTCGAGCTGCGGCCGTTGGACCCCGGATTCCACGTCGTCATCAAGCCGGACGCCTCCGCGATGGAGAACATGAGCGATTTCGTGCGCACCATGCACGAGACCTCCGGCCTTCTGGAGGAGATCCCCGGCGGTGTGACGGTCGCCGACGCCGAGTTCCAGGCATTGGAGTACATCCAGCGCTTCGCCCCCCAGGAGGGCAAAGCGCCCCTGGCCGGGAACACCATCGGGACGGACAGGATGTTCCTGGCCAAGTACATGCCGCGGGTCGATCGATGGCTGCACTATCGCAACGTCGACGTCTCCAGCATCAAGGAGCTTTCGCGTCGCTGGTACCCTCGCGCCTACATCCACGCACCGGCGAAGAACGGTGGCCACCGCGCGCTCGCCGACATCCGCGAGTCCATCACCGAGTTGGCCTACTATCGCCAGGCGGTCTTCGTCCCCGAACCCGGACCGACCAGCGACGGAGCCCGTGCGGCTGCAGCATCCGTGGTGTCCGCGTTCTCCCCCGGCGTGTGAGAGAATCGTTGGGTTGTCCCGCCGTTGCGGGGCCACGGTGGCTGTAGCTCAGTCGGTAGAGCACCTGGTTGTGGTCCAGGGGGCCGCGGGTTCAAGTCCCGTCAGCCACCCCAATCTCGCAGGCCCGCGCGGCCCGTATCGTGGAGTCATGCTCGAGATGGATGCGGACGCTTTCGAGCGTCTCGTGATCGAAGAGCTCGACCTCCTGCCCGATGACATGGTCGATGGTCTCGACAACGTCGTCTTCGTGGTCGAGGATCAGCCCGAGGATCCCGCGCAGGATCTGTTCGGCCTGTACGAGGGCTGGGCGCTGACCGAGCGTGATCGGTACGGCATGGGAGAACTCCCCGACCGCATCGTGCTGTATCGCCGACCCCACCTCGCGGCGTGCGCCGACGAGCAGGCCCTGCGACATGAGGTGCACACGACGCTCGTCCATGAGATCGCGCACTTCTACGGTATCGATGACGAGAAGCTGCACGAGCTCGGGTGGGCATGATGGCGTCGATGACGCAAACCGAGGAGTTCCTCGATCAGATGAGCGAGGAGACGACGAGCGGGCGGTGGCAGACGGTCGTCTGGAATGATCCTGTCAACCTCATGAGCTACGTCACCCACGTCTTCCGAGAGTATTTCGGCTTCCCCGCCGGCACCGCCGAACGCCTCATGCTGGCCGTCCATCACGACGGCCATGCCGTCGTGGCCGAAGGCGCGCGGGAGCAGATGGAATTGCACACGCAGGCGATGCACGACTACGGCCTGTGGGCCACCGTACGAAGGGCTCCCGCCACGTGAACACCGTCCCTCTCCTCCTTCAGATCACCCGCCTGGAGGCGACTCACCTCGGCGACCTCATCGATCAGTTCGCAGAACTCCTCACTGACGACGCGAGCGATGACCCCGCCGTGCTTCGGCTCGTCCCCGATGCGTACACCGACGACCCGGAGGCGGCACGGGAGTTCCGCGACGTCACGGAACGAGATCTGCTTCGTCGTCGTCGTCGAGACGCGCAGCTCGTGCGCACCAGCCTGTCTCCTGCGGCGACACTGTCATCCGTCGCCACGGCCGGAGCCGAGGGCCGGGAAGAGGTCGACCTGGTCCTGGACCCCGACACCGTCCAGGCGTGGCTGCGCACCCTCGCGGCGGTGAGACTCGTCATCGCGTCCCGGCTCGGCATCACCGACGAGGATCAGCACGACGACGATCCGCGATTCGGCGTATACGACTGGCTGGGATATCGCCTCGAGGGCCTCATCCGGGCCATCGAAGCCGCGGGGACCGCCGATCGCTGACCCTCAGGGGATCGCGAACACGTGCGTGGCCAGCTGGGCCGGCCCGTCCTCGACCAGATGCCGCTCCTCCTGGCGCGCCCACCGGTCCCAGTGCGGCCGGTAGGTGTCACCGTCGCGCGTGAGAGCGCGATCTCGGCGAGCACGCGCCGGGGACTCCAACCAGATGCGGATGTCACCGAGCGGCGCGGTTCCCGCGGTCAGGAGTCCTGATCCTTCGATGATGAGCGGAAGCGACGGATCGACGGCGTGTGCCTCGGCGTACTTTCCCCGCTCCCAGTCCCAGCGCTGCCAGACGCCGATCAGACCGCGGGCGTGCGGCCGGAGTATCGCCTCCTGCGCCGTGCGCACCCCCTCCGCCAGTCCGTCCCAACCGGGATAGATCGCATCGAGCGCGACCGATTGGACCCGACCGCGAAGGGGCCAGGCCGCGATGAGCTCTCGCGCGAGCGAGGTCTTCCCCGCGCCGCTGCGTCCGTCGATCAGGATGACCGGGTTGGCTGCAGCGACGAAGGCGACGGCGTCGCGCGTATGCTCGACCGCCGCCCTCAGCGCCCGCGCGACCGGGTCGGACTCACTTCTTGAGCGCGCGGATGACACGGCTGAGCGCGCGACCGGCCACCCAGACGAAGGGGATCCCGACCGCCAGGAGCGATACGACGTTCGGCTCGAACCGCAGATCGTCGCCGCGACGGATGTAGGCACCGAGCGGAATCGCATACCCGCCGCCCCCGCCGCCGC is part of the Microbacterium sp. ET2 genome and harbors:
- the clpS gene encoding ATP-dependent Clp protease adapter ClpS, which encodes MTQTEEFLDQMSEETTSGRWQTVVWNDPVNLMSYVTHVFREYFGFPAGTAERLMLAVHHDGHAVVAEGAREQMELHTQAMHDYGLWATVRRAPAT
- a CDS encoding DUF2017 family protein, with protein sequence MNTVPLLLQITRLEATHLGDLIDQFAELLTDDASDDPAVLRLVPDAYTDDPEAAREFRDVTERDLLRRRRRDAQLVRTSLSPAATLSSVATAGAEGREEVDLVLDPDTVQAWLRTLAAVRLVIASRLGITDEDQHDDDPRFGVYDWLGYRLEGLIRAIEAAGTADR
- a CDS encoding metallopeptidase family protein — its product is MLEMDADAFERLVIEELDLLPDDMVDGLDNVVFVVEDQPEDPAQDLFGLYEGWALTERDRYGMGELPDRIVLYRRPHLAACADEQALRHEVHTTLVHEIAHFYGIDDEKLHELGWA
- a CDS encoding methyltransferase, with product MSATDTHSTLWVAYGTGGVVGTIRKSGEGYTVTMAGAEETAGTYPTMDVAKNALHARMRPGSAWPTFEEH
- a CDS encoding PLP-dependent aminotransferase family protein, with translation MDSRISARSLSRALGGWRTREPTYEALADGIRLLCLDNRLAPRTSLPAERELAGALGLSRSTVAAAYRSLRDTGHIQSVRGSGSVTLPLVRRDPGITSDVHRDDIDLQQASPAAWPGLAGLIAETVGDAPTIVARTGYDIVGRHELRRHVAEQYTARGLETSPDEILITTGAQSAIHLLARALISRGDRVLIETPTYPHAAEALRQAGARLTAVPVTVREGWDIERAEQVSQRTLPVVAYVMPDFHNPTGRSMSTAERNALARGAERAGTTLILDETTGDLDIDRGPLDRGFDRIDPGLVIRIGSLGKTVWGGLRVGWIRAAPELIRRLVALRSAQDLGTPELEQVIATAVLDRFDEVITQRRHMLRDGRDVVIAALRERLPRWSVPRPQGGVSLWIEMDAPLSAALVMDARHRGLLLTSGPRFSVDGGHDRYLRVPFTAAPETLVHAADILVESWSTVSRAAPPTLLREEVMV
- the orn gene encoding oligoribonuclease, encoding MVGASENDRLVWIDCEMTGLDLAVDELVEIAIVVTDFELRPLDPGFHVVIKPDASAMENMSDFVRTMHETSGLLEEIPGGVTVADAEFQALEYIQRFAPQEGKAPLAGNTIGTDRMFLAKYMPRVDRWLHYRNVDVSSIKELSRRWYPRAYIHAPAKNGGHRALADIRESITELAYYRQAVFVPEPGPTSDGARAAAASVVSAFSPGV
- a CDS encoding YczE/YyaS/YitT family protein is translated as MTNRVIRLFAGLVLYGVGCALTIEAGLGVDPWTVFAEGLSRQSGLGIGWVTNLVGLGVLLLWIPLRQRPGVGTIANILLVGTSMQVALGLIPPAPEHVAAQAGLLVGGILTVAVGCGLYIGARFGPGPRDGLMTGMHARYGWPIWACRGGVELTVLLIGWLLGGTVGIGTVVFAVAIGPLVHITLPMFDTGPRLRARREQVSTRA